A stretch of DNA from Cannabis sativa cultivar Pink pepper isolate KNU-18-1 chromosome X, ASM2916894v1, whole genome shotgun sequence:
actaaatcatgctccatagactttgatatctaccgaATCATGCCCTtcaaactttgatatatattaaatcatgttctctgaactttcatctatgttagaatttttttattaaaattagacaaaagttcttaaatttaacaattttaataatttagagagaatttttaacagtCAAAAAAATTCAAGTGCATGATTTAGTCgagggaaaaaattactaattaactttataataaatatatttaagagTAAAATATAAATTGCGAATTAGattctaattaataaaattaggaAAATACTATCAACACTTGAATTCCAGCAAAAATTCACAGATTCTATGGACACCGACACGTTGCTGAGTCAGCATAATAAGAAAGAGGAAAATAAGATACAAAAATATGGATAAGGGCATAATTATTAACTCATCAATCAACCAACCAACTAACCAATACGTACCATAGTTAAAACTCAGTCCCCACCCAACCTTATAAAAACACACTTCCCTTACTCATCCACCCTCTTTAACTCACCATCACTTCTCTTCTTATATATCTTAAGAATTAGATCGAGATGATTTCAACGACGTCGTTTTTCGCCCCAAAAGTTGTCGTACAAGGCCCTCATTCTCATTCCAGTACAAGCACAAGCACCGGATTTCGCCCAATCAACGTCGTTTCAGCCTCATGCGCATCCACCGTCCAGAAACGTGCATCCCACGTGGCCTCCACGTCATCTCTCTACGATGTACTTGGTATTCGGATGGAAGCCACGTGTCAGGAGATTAAGACCGCTTACCGTAGATTGGCTAGGGTCGTTCATCCTGACGTGGCAGCTAGCGTAGCTAATAGTCAAAGTTCAGCTTCGGCGGACGAGTTCATGAAAATCCATGAAGCTTATTCCACGCTGTCCGATCCCGATAGACGCGCCGATTACGATCGCCGGTTATTCGGACGGAAATGGCCGGTTAGTTCTGGATTTCCCAGCCGTAAACGCCGAACTTGGGAGACCGATCAGTGTTGGTAGCGAACAAAAAATAATCTTTGCTTTGCTACTATAATATATAAGAACAGATCGAGTGTTTTATTAAAGGCATCTGTTTCATTCCAACACTCCAATTCCCAAGAATTATTTCTCTGTCTTGAATTGAAGGATATTTTTAGTGTGTTTATTTGTATATACTACGTTATTAATTCATTgttaattatttgttttgttGTAAAAGGCGCCATTTTATTATTGCCCAATCATATtgcaaatattattattataattattaatctccTTTTGTGACATTtaccatattattatattgataaattTGTGGCAAAATAGTTAAGTTTAATtttgagttgtaaataaatacttaagttttttttttactaattatatttaagttataattcAATAATTTTTGTAAGTACTTAACTATTAAGTGTTAAATAAATTACGAAGTGGCAATCCCTagtccaagtcattaaattttgtatttttttttaaaaaaaatagttctaaatataccaataaaaaaataacacgtAGATAATGAGATTTAACGGTTAGGTACTTACTGAGTTCTAAAAGtataacttagatattattactgcaaaaaattaaacttaagtatttatttgtaGCTGGGGGCCGGGTTaaagttaaatatttatactacaaattattttattataaacgtAAATGTGTTCCTTTTTCACTCAATAAACGTTTATAATAATAGTAAGAGCGTCTGCCCCATTCACCCTTCTTTCGTGACATTCCTTTTGATTTCTAAGGCGGAATTAAATTCATTGTGTGTTTGTAATTTAAGtagtaatattatttttaggcctattattattgagattgtttctCCGTTAGTTGCTCTTCGTGTGGTACGTAGTTCGTGTCAGACCATTTCGCGTGATGTAAATAGCATGACTTATGTATTGGCTAAATCTCTTACTAGTTCAATAAGAGTTAAGATGTGAACTGATACTTGtcctaaatttttaaatgttcTTGTAATAGTTAATTTGATTCGGTAATAAATTCAtgctttcattaaaaaaaaatatttcattatagtttattttttatttttagaaaaataataaatattattgaataaATGTTCACtaataaacataatattttcagtaatatatattttttttaaaatgcttGTAACAtaggatttaaaaaaaaaaaaaaaaaagcttgtaACATATCTTGTATTATTCATATTTCATCccataaatttttgaaattgcttaTGTATAGTCACAAAAACATCTGTACACaggtaggttttttttttttttttttcaatatgtaTCACTTTGTTAATTTGTCCTTctattcaatttttatatttcttatatataactataaatatatatagtagaATTTTTATTCAAGAATATAATTGAGATTAaacaaattatattctaattgagatgttataattaaatagagttacactagaaaaaaattaaataccaaaaaatataaatgtaacaataataacaataaacaaTCATTAaaactatatcataatagatatattttagaataaatttaatatttatacatgtattacaattttgaataaaattattaattttatataaataaatttataaaatatatgtacatattttattaagatataattattcttatatagaggtatactttgttaatacaggacttagaaaatgtataactaattacaatttagatgTTATTCTTatctataacttaaattaggacttaatttttttttaaacaaattaaAGGTTATTCTTAAATAAAGGTTATACTGTATTTAAAAAACAATCCGCTAAAATCTTTTAATTAGGAAAAATTTCTTTTACACATAAATAGTAAGATGTATAATAGTAGTtcattttaaggataaaacttAACCtttgattttatattattttgtactaAAATttatcccaaaaaaaaaaaaatcaaacttgaaCTGCAAA
This window harbors:
- the LOC115698388 gene encoding chaperone protein dnaJ 11, chloroplastic, which encodes MISTTSFFAPKVVVQGPHSHSSTSTSTGFRPINVVSASCASTVQKRASHVASTSSLYDVLGIRMEATCQEIKTAYRRLARVVHPDVAASVANSQSSASADEFMKIHEAYSTLSDPDRRADYDRRLFGRKWPVSSGFPSRKRRTWETDQCW